The following proteins come from a genomic window of Alosa sapidissima isolate fAloSap1 chromosome 20, fAloSap1.pri, whole genome shotgun sequence:
- the frmpd3 gene encoding FERM and PDZ domain-containing protein 3 isoform X3 — MAKVQDGHTPECDSPAMLEESRDGVNNASLTAGSARQVYVQRHHTHGFGFIAGSERPVVVRSISADGPSDGKLLPGDQILAINGEPVHDAARERVIDLVRRCKDSIVLTVIQPQQSPKSAFISAAKKARLRTNPPKVRFSEQVSISDPDSTMLKDDSLLLIPNVLKVFLENGQIKSFTFDSRTTVRDVISSLQDRLSLRYIEHFALVLESGGLDQNQRLHLLQEHQPLSHVVHRTYFQGMRCLFRICFFPKDPADLLRRDPAAFEYLYIQSRNDVIKERFGTDWKSEVTLRLAALHIFITVSIARPNQKISLKHVEKEWGLEPFLPLTLLPTVKEKNVCKTLSQLLKTYQHPPPAGNKVPPLQGKLQYMRVLNDLPPFGGLLFHTVGLDEKHSATTLLVGPRHGISHVIDLKNNLTTVLAEFSRVAKVQLFREHQGVARVEVTILEAKPLVLLMEWPDASNFACLISGYYKLYVDPKRTVYYRTPGQSHMIKAGLIVLAAITPESSLDSGHETNSSELTDVSEMVSAMKQHQNQAYLLAHHINKERIFSRRDFPLAIPGCTAQTLGSGAFSMTQIRGGCPPKQVILSKTVPLKVSPSQGPGSPCPPGEQSKTQDHPQTEADTGKPAKPEPVKSSTTASPSPLPSQQQKVVEQVDVSTGGKIQKVSEGKLSPNTSESIKGKISGQVSPEVTNKALPILLPVDRIASAKLSPTEMCQDAETASSETIKPSSFKGLLPVDDLFCTCPVRPEPGPQLRLKDPQTQKVMVFHSSSPTDDERLRAKGLQLASCKETTVRTSDPSLAKPSIHPPPKYSPHIPVKTERKETPDDKSESKVLPEQQKSLAKSSLPVLVETTHITTCGEKGATIPGAERKKQSSSRSKSQRSAPFQSFRNLISATFPARLRRETDERRAQLQKVRQYELEFLEELLKPKTSQGEFLPQGSSPVPGGTPCACQLRTSPVQKVPGISREQRRSCDCKRICRGMRLPDTPVGSSMEPRGGRERPISKTPPAIPKAPHSQGAPRRPQTLEIKTTRIRSTSLESRELRDTPISCLPTCTSRPECMGAPQYKKLQRRYSIGELDNNSDSTPLYAEVKSTKAKSLEKEMERVRATGLRLPTPVEPIHTQGSETKKKGVFFIQGEEIVRETREGTSEVLLAIPSEGSSDDREKCCSFCFCYRKCEAADSSSEKDELSYSVPLQVLPGMQLDSRTMPVVSKTLQVLDAEDCSGEEEEEEEEEEEEPQTQEIDLRACSSLEASLARVQSLQDKTFCLPDGFLIAQLDANELLAILRQCANSPQIEGEPRMPAARLAEYKQELAVRFKEFRASCRRVASVEKSPTRMLSAVTASFQVLCNLTQTFIRLVHGIRSETQRLQLLRKVEEVAVNYTLLLRAAEEAMGHSSSLPNKSASPQAPAATNAGSLPRSIKTLPTK, encoded by the exons ATGGCCAAGGTCCAGGATGGACACACACCAGAATGTGACAG ccCTGCGATGTTAGAGGAGAGCCGTGATGGAGTGAACAACGCTAGCCTGACAGCCGGCTCAGCTCGACAGGTCTACGTTCAGCGTCACCACACACACGGTTTCGGATTCATCGCAGGCAGCGAACGACCCGTCGTTGTACGCTCCAtctcagcag aCGGCCCTTCAGACGGAAAACTCCTACCGGGGGATCAGATCTTGGCCATCAACGGCGAGCCGGTTCACGACGCTGCCAGGGAAAGAGTCATAGACCTTGTAAG aCGGTGTAAAGACTCTATAGTGCTCACGGTTATCCAGCCTCAGCAG tCTCCTAAATCTGCCTTCATAAGTGCAGCCAAGAAAGCACGCCTGCGAACCAACCCCCCAAAAGTGCGCTTTTCTGAGCAAGTGTCAATCAGCGACCCAGACTCA ACAATGCTCAAAGACGATTCTTTACTCCTCATACCAAATGTGCTGAAGGTGTTCCTGGAGAATGGACAAATCAAGTCGTTTACATTTGACAGCCGGACCACGGTTAGG GATGTGATATCGTCCCTGCAGGACCGCCTGTCTCTGCGCTACATCGAGCATTTCGCACTGGTTCTGGAGTCCGGAGGATTGGACCAGAACCAGAGACTGCATCTGCTACAGGAGCATCAGCCTCTGTCTCAC GTTGTGCACAGGACCTACTTCCAGGGGATGAGGTGTCTTTTCCGGATCTGTTTCTTTCCGAAAGACCCTGCAGACTTGCTGAGGAGAGATCCTGCTGCGTTTGAGTACCTCTATATACAG AGTCGCAATGACGTCATCAAAGAGCGCTTTGGCACGGACTGGAAGTCGGAGGTCACACTGAGACTGGCGGCCCTCCACATTTTCATCACCGTTTCCATAGCGAGGCCCAATCAGAAGATCTCCCTCAAACATGTTGA GAAAGAATGGGGTCTTGAACCCTTCCTCCCCCTCACCCTCCTCCCCACAGTCAAGGAGAAGAACGTCTGCAAGACTCTTTCCCAGCTCCTGAAGACCTATCAGCATCCTCCCCCAGCTGGTAATAAG GTTCCCCCGCTCCAGGGAAAGCTTCAGTACATGCGCGTCCTGAACGACCTTCCACCTTTCGGAGGCCTGCTTTTCCACACGGTTGGCCTG GACGAGAAGCACTCGGCCACAACTCTGTTAGTGGGGCCGCGGCACGGAATCAGCCACGTAATTGACCTGAAGAACAACCTGACCACAGTCCTGGCAGAGTTCAGCCGGGTGGCAAAGGTCCAGTTGTTTCGGGAGCACCAAGGAGTGGCAAGAGTGGAGGTCACCATTCTGGAAGCGAAG CCACTGGTGTTGCTGATGGAGTGGCCTGATGCCTCGAATTTTGCCTGTCTGATCTCCGGCTACTACAAGCTCTATGTGGACCCCAAACGCACTGTCTACTACCGGACACCTGGTCAGTCTCATATGATCAAGGCAG GGTTAATAGTGCTGGCAGCGATCACCCCCGAGTCATCACTCGACTCTGGGCATGAGACCAACTCCTCTGAGCTGACGGATGTGTCTGAAATGGTGTCTGCCATGAAACAGCATCAGAACCAAGCTTACCTGCTGGCCCACCACATCAACAAGGAGCGCATCTTCAGCCGCAGAGACTTCCCGCTGGCCATCCCTGGCTGCACTGCCCAGACTCTGGGTAGCGGGGCCTTTTCCATGACACAGATCCGTGGCGGCTGCCCACCGAAACAGGTGATCCTGAGCAAAACTGTGCCCTTGAAGGTCAGCCCCAGTCAAGGACCAGGGTCTCCCTGTCCTCCGGGCGAGCAGAGCAAAACCCAAGATCATCCACAGACTGAGGCGGATACAGGAAAGCCTGCAAAGCCAGAGCCTGTGAAGTCAAGCACGActgcatccccctctcctctgccctcccAGCAACAGAAAGTTGTTGAACAGGTGGATGTGTCCACTGGCGGGAAAATTCAGAAAGTATCAGAGGGTAAACTGAGTCCTAACACTTCGGAGAGCATCAAAGGGAAAATTTCTGGACAGGTGAGTCCAGAGGTGACCAACAAAGCCTTACCCATCCTTTTGCCTGTAGATAGAATCGCTTCTGCCAAGCTTAGTCCCACGGAAATGTGCCAAGATGCCGAGACTGCCTCTAGTGAGACCATCAAGCCTTCAAGCTTTAAGGGCCTGCTGCCAGTTGACGACCTCTTCTGCACATGCCCAGTGAGGCCTGAGCCGGGGCCCCAATTGAGACTGAAGGACCCCCAGACCCAAAAGGTGATGGTGTTCCACTCCTCCTCACCCACTGATGATGAAAGACTTCGTGCCAAGGGACTGCAACTGGCAAGCTGCAAAGAGACCACAGTGCGGACATCAGATCCTAGTTTAGCCAAGCCTAGTATCCACCCGCCACCTAAATATTCTCCTCACATTCCAGTGAAAACGGAACGCAAAGAGACACCTGACGACAAATCTGAGAGCAAAGTCCTCCCAGAGCAACAGAAAAGTCTTGCCAAATCCTCCTTACCTGTCCTGGTGGAAACAACACACATAACTACCTGCGGGGAAAAGGGTGCAACCATCCCCGGGGCTGAGCGCAAAAAGCAAAGCAGCAGTAGGAGCAAGTCCCAGCGCAGCGCACCGTTCCAGAGCTTCAGGAACCTGATCTCGGCCACTTTCCCGGCGCGTCTGCGCCGCGAGACGGACGAGCGGCGGGCGCAGCTGCAGAAGGTGCGGCAGTACGAGCTCGAGTTCCTGGAGGAGCTCCTCAAGCCCAAGACGTCGCAGGGCGAGTTTTTGCCCCAGGGGTCCTCGCCCGTCCCTGGAGGCACTCCGTGTGCCTGCCAGCTGCGCACGAGTCCTGTGCAGAAAGTCCCGGGCATCTCTCGGGAACAGAGGCGCAGCTGCGACTGCAAGAGGATATGTCGTGGGATGAGGCTACCCGACACGCCGGTGGGGTCCTCCATGGAGCCTCgcggtgggagagagaggccgATTTCCAAAACACCCCCTGCCATTCCCAAGGCTCCCCATAGCCAAGGCGCACCGCGGAGACCTCAGACGCTAGAGATCAAGACCACCAGAATCCGCTCCACCAGCCTGGAGTCTCGAGAACTTCGAGACACGCCCATTTCCTGTTTGCCCACCTGCACTTCCCGCCCCGAGTGTATGGGGGCGCCGCAATACAAGAAACTCCAGCGAAGGTACAGCATTGGCGAGCTGGACAACAACAGTGACAGCACACCTCTCTATGCTGAGGTGAAATCCACCAAGGCCAAAAGCttggagaaagagatggaaagagtcAGGGCAACAGGACTCAGACTACCGACCCCGGTAGAGCCCATTCACACTCAAGGTAGTGAGACGAAAAAGAAAGGCGTCTTCTTTATCCAGGGAGAGGAGATTGTGCGTGAGACCCGGGAGGGGACCAGCGAGGTGCTGTTGGCAATACCCAGTGAAGGCAGCAGTGACGACCGGGAGAAGTGCTGCTCATTCTGCTTTTGCTACCGCAAGTGTGAGGCTGCCGACTCGAGCAGTGAGAAGGACGAGCTCTCGTACTCTGTCCCTCTGCAAGTCCTGCCCGGCATGCAACTGGACTCCCGCACCATGCCGGTGGTCAGCAAAACCTTACAGGTGCTCGACGCAGAGGACTGTagcggagaggaggaggaggaggaggaggaggaggaagaggagccccAGACACAGGAGATCGACCTGCGTGCCTGCAGCAGTCTGGAAGCCAGCTTGGCACGAGTGCAGTCCCTGCAGGACAAGACGTTCTGCCTGCCCGACGGCTTCCTCATTGCGCAACTGGATGCCAACGAGCTGCTGGCCATTCTCCGGCAGTGCGCCAACAGCCCCCAGATAGAGGGCGAGCCCCGCATGCCCGCTGCCCGGCTGGCGGAGTACAAGCAAGAGCTGGCCGTGCGCTTCAAGGAGTTCCGCGCGTCGTGCCGGCGCGTGGCGAGCGTGGAGAAGAGCCCCACGCGCATGCTCAGCGCCGTCACCGCCAGCTTCCAGGTGCTGTGCAACCTGACGCAGACGTTCATCCGGCTGGTGCACGGCATACGCTCCGAGACCCAGCGGCTGCAGCTGCTGCGGAAAGTGGAGGAGGTGGCGGTCAACTACACGCTGCTCCTCCGGGCAGCCGAGGAGGCCATGGGACACTCCAGCAGCCTCCCCAACAAGAGTGCCAGCCCGCAAGCGCCTGCTGCCACGAACGCAGGCTCCCTCCCACGCTCCATCAAAACCTTGCCCACCAAGTGA
- the frmpd3 gene encoding FERM and PDZ domain-containing protein 3 isoform X2 yields the protein MAKVQDGHTPECDSPAMLEESRDGVNNASLTAGSARQVYVQRHHTHGFGFIAGSERPVVVRSISADGPSDGKLLPGDQILAINGEPVHDAARERVIDLSPKSAFISAAKKARLRTNPPKVRFSEQVSISDPDSTMLKDDSLLLIPNVLKVFLENGQIKSFTFDSRTTVRDVISSLQDRLSLRYIEHFALVLESGGLDQNQRLHLLQEHQPLSHVVHRTYFQGMRCLFRICFFPKDPADLLRRDPAAFEYLYIQSRNDVIKERFGTDWKSEVTLRLAALHIFITVSIARPNQKISLKHVEKEWGLEPFLPLTLLPTVKEKNVCKTLSQLLKTYQHPPPAGNKVPPLQGKLQYMRVLNDLPPFGGLLFHTVGLDEKHSATTLLVGPRHGISHVIDLKNNLTTVLAEFSRVAKVQLFREHQGVARVEVTILEAKPLVLLMEWPDASNFACLISGYYKLYVDPKRTVYYRTPGQSHMIKADYRSAHAHSRPSGATGSSSGGGGGGGGSSRRGEEREGLSREPSQKASSSSASQLPPPSSQHLGLCHVHLREQQQLRELQQQAEEQLDINQNLVSQSRCRTKSDPTLKSTEAIIARPESPAEREEEGGGGGGAGFRSRAKTLERPHRSGRFFCDSCKARLKAEGLMVEDSRSSGSSGKQCSSACASRDADVVDLMALPLPGSDDDEEMEEDAVGKLQPPPPAIAAPPPGFRDNSSDEDDPNKNRKATAKAEGTTKATAATATMTTTTSAAVVAEASAVAATAAVTAGTVGATPQEVPVTLIDNVATRTVRDHAQELDDALVSTLQALEALAASEDYPHHHHHHHQQTPQTAGLIVLAAITPESSLDSGHETNSSELTDVSEMVSAMKQHQNQAYLLAHHINKERIFSRRDFPLAIPGCTAQTLGSGAFSMTQIRGGCPPKQVILSKTVPLKVSPSQGPGSPCPPGEQSKTQDHPQTEADTGKPAKPEPVKSSTTASPSPLPSQQQKVVEQVDVSTGGKIQKVSEGKLSPNTSESIKGKISGQVSPEVTNKALPILLPVDRIASAKLSPTEMCQDAETASSETIKPSSFKGLLPVDDLFCTCPVRPEPGPQLRLKDPQTQKVMVFHSSSPTDDERLRAKGLQLASCKETTVRTSDPSLAKPSIHPPPKYSPHIPVKTERKETPDDKSESKVLPEQQKSLAKSSLPVLVETTHITTCGEKGATIPGAERKKQSSSRSKSQRSAPFQSFRNLISATFPARLRRETDERRAQLQKVRQYELEFLEELLKPKTSQGEFLPQGSSPVPGGTPCACQLRTSPVQKVPGISREQRRSCDCKRICRGMRLPDTPVGSSMEPRGGRERPISKTPPAIPKAPHSQGAPRRPQTLEIKTTRIRSTSLESRELRDTPISCLPTCTSRPECMGAPQYKKLQRRYSIGELDNNSDSTPLYAEVKSTKAKSLEKEMERVRATGLRLPTPVEPIHTQGSETKKKGVFFIQGEEIVRETREGTSEVLLAIPSEGSSDDREKCCSFCFCYRKCEAADSSSEKDELSYSVPLQVLPGMQLDSRTMPVVSKTLQVLDAEDCSGEEEEEEEEEEEEPQTQEIDLRACSSLEASLARVQSLQDKTFCLPDGFLIAQLDANELLAILRQCANSPQIEGEPRMPAARLAEYKQELAVRFKEFRASCRRVASVEKSPTRMLSAVTASFQVLCNLTQTFIRLVHGIRSETQRLQLLRKVEEVAVNYTLLLRAAEEAMGHSSSLPNKSASPQAPAATNAGSLPRSIKTLPTK from the exons ATGGCCAAGGTCCAGGATGGACACACACCAGAATGTGACAG ccCTGCGATGTTAGAGGAGAGCCGTGATGGAGTGAACAACGCTAGCCTGACAGCCGGCTCAGCTCGACAGGTCTACGTTCAGCGTCACCACACACACGGTTTCGGATTCATCGCAGGCAGCGAACGACCCGTCGTTGTACGCTCCAtctcagcag aCGGCCCTTCAGACGGAAAACTCCTACCGGGGGATCAGATCTTGGCCATCAACGGCGAGCCGGTTCACGACGCTGCCAGGGAAAGAGTCATAGACCTT tCTCCTAAATCTGCCTTCATAAGTGCAGCCAAGAAAGCACGCCTGCGAACCAACCCCCCAAAAGTGCGCTTTTCTGAGCAAGTGTCAATCAGCGACCCAGACTCA ACAATGCTCAAAGACGATTCTTTACTCCTCATACCAAATGTGCTGAAGGTGTTCCTGGAGAATGGACAAATCAAGTCGTTTACATTTGACAGCCGGACCACGGTTAGG GATGTGATATCGTCCCTGCAGGACCGCCTGTCTCTGCGCTACATCGAGCATTTCGCACTGGTTCTGGAGTCCGGAGGATTGGACCAGAACCAGAGACTGCATCTGCTACAGGAGCATCAGCCTCTGTCTCAC GTTGTGCACAGGACCTACTTCCAGGGGATGAGGTGTCTTTTCCGGATCTGTTTCTTTCCGAAAGACCCTGCAGACTTGCTGAGGAGAGATCCTGCTGCGTTTGAGTACCTCTATATACAG AGTCGCAATGACGTCATCAAAGAGCGCTTTGGCACGGACTGGAAGTCGGAGGTCACACTGAGACTGGCGGCCCTCCACATTTTCATCACCGTTTCCATAGCGAGGCCCAATCAGAAGATCTCCCTCAAACATGTTGA GAAAGAATGGGGTCTTGAACCCTTCCTCCCCCTCACCCTCCTCCCCACAGTCAAGGAGAAGAACGTCTGCAAGACTCTTTCCCAGCTCCTGAAGACCTATCAGCATCCTCCCCCAGCTGGTAATAAG GTTCCCCCGCTCCAGGGAAAGCTTCAGTACATGCGCGTCCTGAACGACCTTCCACCTTTCGGAGGCCTGCTTTTCCACACGGTTGGCCTG GACGAGAAGCACTCGGCCACAACTCTGTTAGTGGGGCCGCGGCACGGAATCAGCCACGTAATTGACCTGAAGAACAACCTGACCACAGTCCTGGCAGAGTTCAGCCGGGTGGCAAAGGTCCAGTTGTTTCGGGAGCACCAAGGAGTGGCAAGAGTGGAGGTCACCATTCTGGAAGCGAAG CCACTGGTGTTGCTGATGGAGTGGCCTGATGCCTCGAATTTTGCCTGTCTGATCTCCGGCTACTACAAGCTCTATGTGGACCCCAAACGCACTGTCTACTACCGGACACCTGGTCAGTCTCATATGATCAAGGCAG ATTACAGAAGTGCCCATGCTCACTCAAGGCCCTCGGGTGCAACGGGTTCAAGcagcggtggcggtggcggaggaggagggagtAGTCGGCGAGGCGAAGAGAGGGAAGGGCTGTCCCGAGAGCCGTCCCAGAAGGCGTCCTCCAGCTCAGCCTCGCAGCTCCCCCCGCCATCATCGCAACACCTGGGCCTCTGCCACGTCCACCTGCGGGAACAGCAGCAGCTTCGGGAGTTGCAGCAGCAGGCCGAGGAGCAGCTGGACATCAACCAGAACCTCGTCTCACAGAGCCGCTGCCGCACCAAGTCCGACCCCACGCTCAAGAGCACCGAGGCCATCATCGCTCGCCCAGAAAGTCCCgcggagagagaagaggaggggggcgGTGGCGGAGGCGCGGGCTTCAGGAGCCGGGCGAAGACCTTGGAGCGCCCGCACCGTTCTGGACGTTTCTTCTGCGACTCCTGTAAGGCCAGGCTCAAGGCTGAGGGTCTGATGGTGGAGGACAGTCGAAGCAGTGGGAGCTCCGGGAAGCAGTGCTCCAGTGCCTGTGCCTCACGAGACGCAGATGTTGTGGACCTCATGGCCCTGCCTCTGCCCGGCAGCGATGACGACGAGGAGATGGAAGAGGACGCTGTCGGAAAACTGCAGCCTCCGCCTCCTGCCATTGCCGCTCCTCCCCCGGGGTTTCGGGATAACAGCTCCGACGAGGACGACCCGAATAAAAACCGTAAGGCTACTGCCAAAGCGGAGGGCACCACAAAAGCAACAGCTGCCACGGCAACTATGACAACAACCACATCAGCAGCAGTAGTGGCAGAGGCTTCAGCAGTAGCAGCAACAGCTGCTGTCACCGCGGGAACAGTGGGAGCGACTCCGCAGGAAGTCCCAGTGACTCTGATTGATAACGTGGCCACCAGGACAGTGCGGGACCATGCCCAGGAGCTGGATGATGCGTTAGTCTCCACCCTGCAAGCCCTGGAGGCTCTGGCAGCCTCTGAGGActatccccaccaccaccaccaccaccaccagcaaaCCCCTCAAACCGCAG GGTTAATAGTGCTGGCAGCGATCACCCCCGAGTCATCACTCGACTCTGGGCATGAGACCAACTCCTCTGAGCTGACGGATGTGTCTGAAATGGTGTCTGCCATGAAACAGCATCAGAACCAAGCTTACCTGCTGGCCCACCACATCAACAAGGAGCGCATCTTCAGCCGCAGAGACTTCCCGCTGGCCATCCCTGGCTGCACTGCCCAGACTCTGGGTAGCGGGGCCTTTTCCATGACACAGATCCGTGGCGGCTGCCCACCGAAACAGGTGATCCTGAGCAAAACTGTGCCCTTGAAGGTCAGCCCCAGTCAAGGACCAGGGTCTCCCTGTCCTCCGGGCGAGCAGAGCAAAACCCAAGATCATCCACAGACTGAGGCGGATACAGGAAAGCCTGCAAAGCCAGAGCCTGTGAAGTCAAGCACGActgcatccccctctcctctgccctcccAGCAACAGAAAGTTGTTGAACAGGTGGATGTGTCCACTGGCGGGAAAATTCAGAAAGTATCAGAGGGTAAACTGAGTCCTAACACTTCGGAGAGCATCAAAGGGAAAATTTCTGGACAGGTGAGTCCAGAGGTGACCAACAAAGCCTTACCCATCCTTTTGCCTGTAGATAGAATCGCTTCTGCCAAGCTTAGTCCCACGGAAATGTGCCAAGATGCCGAGACTGCCTCTAGTGAGACCATCAAGCCTTCAAGCTTTAAGGGCCTGCTGCCAGTTGACGACCTCTTCTGCACATGCCCAGTGAGGCCTGAGCCGGGGCCCCAATTGAGACTGAAGGACCCCCAGACCCAAAAGGTGATGGTGTTCCACTCCTCCTCACCCACTGATGATGAAAGACTTCGTGCCAAGGGACTGCAACTGGCAAGCTGCAAAGAGACCACAGTGCGGACATCAGATCCTAGTTTAGCCAAGCCTAGTATCCACCCGCCACCTAAATATTCTCCTCACATTCCAGTGAAAACGGAACGCAAAGAGACACCTGACGACAAATCTGAGAGCAAAGTCCTCCCAGAGCAACAGAAAAGTCTTGCCAAATCCTCCTTACCTGTCCTGGTGGAAACAACACACATAACTACCTGCGGGGAAAAGGGTGCAACCATCCCCGGGGCTGAGCGCAAAAAGCAAAGCAGCAGTAGGAGCAAGTCCCAGCGCAGCGCACCGTTCCAGAGCTTCAGGAACCTGATCTCGGCCACTTTCCCGGCGCGTCTGCGCCGCGAGACGGACGAGCGGCGGGCGCAGCTGCAGAAGGTGCGGCAGTACGAGCTCGAGTTCCTGGAGGAGCTCCTCAAGCCCAAGACGTCGCAGGGCGAGTTTTTGCCCCAGGGGTCCTCGCCCGTCCCTGGAGGCACTCCGTGTGCCTGCCAGCTGCGCACGAGTCCTGTGCAGAAAGTCCCGGGCATCTCTCGGGAACAGAGGCGCAGCTGCGACTGCAAGAGGATATGTCGTGGGATGAGGCTACCCGACACGCCGGTGGGGTCCTCCATGGAGCCTCgcggtgggagagagaggccgATTTCCAAAACACCCCCTGCCATTCCCAAGGCTCCCCATAGCCAAGGCGCACCGCGGAGACCTCAGACGCTAGAGATCAAGACCACCAGAATCCGCTCCACCAGCCTGGAGTCTCGAGAACTTCGAGACACGCCCATTTCCTGTTTGCCCACCTGCACTTCCCGCCCCGAGTGTATGGGGGCGCCGCAATACAAGAAACTCCAGCGAAGGTACAGCATTGGCGAGCTGGACAACAACAGTGACAGCACACCTCTCTATGCTGAGGTGAAATCCACCAAGGCCAAAAGCttggagaaagagatggaaagagtcAGGGCAACAGGACTCAGACTACCGACCCCGGTAGAGCCCATTCACACTCAAGGTAGTGAGACGAAAAAGAAAGGCGTCTTCTTTATCCAGGGAGAGGAGATTGTGCGTGAGACCCGGGAGGGGACCAGCGAGGTGCTGTTGGCAATACCCAGTGAAGGCAGCAGTGACGACCGGGAGAAGTGCTGCTCATTCTGCTTTTGCTACCGCAAGTGTGAGGCTGCCGACTCGAGCAGTGAGAAGGACGAGCTCTCGTACTCTGTCCCTCTGCAAGTCCTGCCCGGCATGCAACTGGACTCCCGCACCATGCCGGTGGTCAGCAAAACCTTACAGGTGCTCGACGCAGAGGACTGTagcggagaggaggaggaggaggaggaggaggaggaagaggagccccAGACACAGGAGATCGACCTGCGTGCCTGCAGCAGTCTGGAAGCCAGCTTGGCACGAGTGCAGTCCCTGCAGGACAAGACGTTCTGCCTGCCCGACGGCTTCCTCATTGCGCAACTGGATGCCAACGAGCTGCTGGCCATTCTCCGGCAGTGCGCCAACAGCCCCCAGATAGAGGGCGAGCCCCGCATGCCCGCTGCCCGGCTGGCGGAGTACAAGCAAGAGCTGGCCGTGCGCTTCAAGGAGTTCCGCGCGTCGTGCCGGCGCGTGGCGAGCGTGGAGAAGAGCCCCACGCGCATGCTCAGCGCCGTCACCGCCAGCTTCCAGGTGCTGTGCAACCTGACGCAGACGTTCATCCGGCTGGTGCACGGCATACGCTCCGAGACCCAGCGGCTGCAGCTGCTGCGGAAAGTGGAGGAGGTGGCGGTCAACTACACGCTGCTCCTCCGGGCAGCCGAGGAGGCCATGGGACACTCCAGCAGCCTCCCCAACAAGAGTGCCAGCCCGCAAGCGCCTGCTGCCACGAACGCAGGCTCCCTCCCACGCTCCATCAAAACCTTGCCCACCAAGTGA